A DNA window from Zingiber officinale cultivar Zhangliang chromosome 3A, Zo_v1.1, whole genome shotgun sequence contains the following coding sequences:
- the LOC122053934 gene encoding E3 ubiquitin-protein ligase UPL1-like, which yields MARLLQFVTRTSKVPLEGFKALQGISGPQQFQIHKTYGAPERLPSAHTCFNQLDLPEYSSKEQLEERLLLAIHEASEGFGFG from the exons ATGGCGAGATTACTACAATTTGTTACTAGAACATCAAAG GTTCCCCTGGAGGGGTTTAAAGCATTACAGGGTATATCTGGTCCCCAGCAGTTTCAGATTCACAAGACATATGGTGCTCCTGAAAGGCTGCCCTCTGCACATACCTG TTTTAACCAACTAGATCTACCAGAATACTCTTCCAAGGAACAATTAGAAGAAAGGTTGTTGCTTGCTATCCATGAAGCTAGTGAAGGCTTTGGTTTTGGTTAG